The following is a genomic window from Acipenser ruthenus chromosome 19, fAciRut3.2 maternal haplotype, whole genome shotgun sequence.
ttccttttttctttcgccttctgttttcattattacttttgagcacttgaaggtgcacggagttggatacctgtgttggtaaccccgtggtcctggtttactgtcggcagtatccagaccacggacaacagcgccctctgcgggctaaactaaataaaacaattaataagaaaaattattatttgtttatttagcagacgcctttatccaaggcgacttacagagacaagggtgtgtgaactatgcatcagctgcagtcacttacaattacgtctcaccctaaagacagagcacaaggaggttaagtgacttgctcagggtcacacagtgagtcagtggctgaggtgggatttgaaccggggccctcctggttataagccctttttttaaccactggaccacacaaatctgggcacctgtgcggtgtttccaaataaaatcttctgtctcccgtgtcagtgaataccctcacccttccacaggaACTGATTCACCAGGTTAGAAAATGTGTGAAAATGGAAAAGGAGACCTGAAGACATGTATGAGTTGTTTAAGTAGcttccaattacatttttatatttttatttttatcatttttttgaaacttttttcttctttcatgaAATTatggtaacatttttttttttttttagtattttcgCAAATCATTAACTTTGATACCACAGTAAGATAtgtttaaaatctgttgcttaagattcatctttaaaaaaacaatgctcCGTGCTTCATTATTCCTAGGTAAAAACATTTGGTAATGCTTTATATTgcatggcataaattaatattaaatagatgcacaattgcatattaaattaatgttaaattgatatttaataaatatgcaatagctggtttcttgctaaatgttaaccaaatgtcaattgaaaatgtaattgcatatcacatccatttatattatgttttgttacccttgaaaatgtgcaataatttcccattgtttacatgtttttaattgacaaTACTGTttatctgacttaaatgttaatggaaaataacaaggaataattgaacgtaaatttaatatcaattgcatatctattaaatattaatttaacattaatttaatgtgcaattgcatatctatttaatattaatttatgccacgcaatctAACGCGTTACCAAACATTTTTGTGCAAACAATACCTTCCGCCTATGCTCCCctgttttcattgttatttttccTTGTGCAGATCATTTACTTCTGCTTTTTGTGGCTACAAATAAATTGACATGCTATGGGTTCTGTAATTTCAAAAGTGTATAATGAGTTATTGTATTAATGCaaatgtatactgtactgtagatgcaAAGCTGTTCACACATCAGAGGGAAATTCTTACAGAAATAGAGTAGAGGTTCACACTGTGTGTTCCAGTTTTCAAGAAGCTTGAATTTGTAAGTATATTCATTTAAtgtgcttatttttttaaaaaaaatcagggaGATGTTTGTTTGAACTGAGGTTGTGCCTGTTGGTTGAAAAGTTGTTAGTACCAAAATACTTGTACCTACCTGTGCTTTACCTAGGAATGATAGGCCACATTCTGAAGGATATATAATACTTTTTTCTTAATTTAGTAAGATGGAAAGTGGATTTCTTTACACGTTCTGTAATTATGACTCATGCTTTTGTTTtagttctatttaaaaaaaaatggggatCCTTGTGTCCTGAGCAagtctgtccgtccgtccgtctgtccgtctgtgacactctacatggtgaacatgcCTTGATTTTTGCATCTTTACCAAACTATTTATTATATACTCCTAGGCGGTTTGGATTGTATTCGGCAATAATCTGATCAAACTGTTAATTTACCAGTTTCTTCCTAAATGACTTTTATTGGCACATCAATATCATATTCTATGCCATTTTACTTCAGTTATTACTTAAGtactttttaaaaggagaaaaatacCCATTGGCCTGCATCcttatataatgtgatatcttgtaacaattgtaagttgccttggataagggcgtctgctaagaaataataaaaataatagtgtgCTATAAAGTGTACATtctataaatacttttttttattatctgttgCATATGACTTATGTTCAATTCTTCTCAATCATTGTGTTTACAGTGTAGAAGTCAGAAAATCTCATCCTCAACTGGGATATTTTAATAAAGTAGAACATTCACAAACACAGCTTTTTTTTCCAATTTCACTGGTGTTTCTCCTCAGAGATCagctagaaataaataaataaaaagtcagtATGAGTCATTAAATATATAGCAGATTAAACAGTGTCATACAGAGTACTTACAGTTTTTGTCATTTCTTTGACTTGATCACTGACTTGACGGCCGCAAGATAAAACAGCAGGTTTATCAAGATAGATGATGTAGCTTTGTTTGATAAATTTgcatttctgaataaaaaataaagtaatagaTAGATGTGCCAAATCTAACACATATTTTACCACAGGTGAAAACTCCAAACAATCATAATTAAATTAACAAATCAAAGTTTGAAAGTGTGATTATAAGTATAAAGTAGGACTGGGGTGATACTGAAATCCTCACGAATCATACTTTTTAAACTAGTGTTGAGAATGATTGTGATATTTGCTAATTCTGTATATGAGAATCATTGGGATTCAAATGTGGCTCTGTGTCTTAATGCTGACATTTCCTAGTTTAATCTAATTTAGGAAATATGGTGTTTGTCATGAATTCATCCACctaatattaaaataagttaaatgttGTAACTCAAGCCTCAAACATGATTTGAACTTCTACTAAAGTAGCTAAAACCCTTAAACAACACCAGTAACAATACATTCATCACAACTCAGTTACATGCAGTTCCTTATGATAAAATCAGTTATTCTACTGGAGATAAAAAGATTAGGAAAGTtaaaacattatattattatgCTAAAAgctacctttttaaaaaatagtcaAAAGAAAACAGTTTCCTCCTTTGTGCACATTAACTTCTCTGTATATAGCCTATATATACAACAGTACATTtaggttttttgtatttttacagataAGTGGCTGAGTTTATGATGTGAAAGACACAGATAAAGTACGATATATGCTATTAACAAATTATTTGAatacatattaaaagaaaatctgTAGTACTTAACATGTATTGACAACTTCTGCCAAATCGTAGACAATTCATTGCCTTAGTTTGTTCTTATATTATATGGCTAGCCTCTGTAAAAACCATTCACATTGAAAagagcactatacctctgtgaagatTACTAATTGctctttataatatatttaattgaCTAAATAAAgaggttttgttttggttttatttttttattttttttactgaggcTCATCACAGATTTGGTGCTCAGATGTTTATATGGTATATGCACAAGAAATGACATTTTCAGctattttttttccctgtcttCATATTTAGCTCCAGGATGGTCTGGCCCACTTGGAATTCCTGTGTGATCTCTGCAGGGCTGTGGGCCTGTGTTCTTTTACTGATGTCCCTTTGTGCCTTCAGTGATTCCCCAGGTGAATTATACATTTAACAGCTTACTGCTCCAAAGTTTAAACAATTCTATCACCCTTAAGTTTAAGAAACCATTTATGAAACTATTCAAATACACTTTATTACAATAACTATACAATATATAAACTTTTCATCTTGCATTGCCAATTATTCTGGTTGGATGACAGTCTAAGAAGACACTAAGGGCTACGTACACATTTCTTAATGTTGACAGGTCCTCTTAAAATccatattcattttgttttgaagCTGTGGAGTCACACATGGTCCCAGTATcaaattatttttcatatttaaagTAGACAGTATATATTATTTGCCTGACGAATATTATGATATTGTCTTGGCCTGCATCCTTATATAAGGTGTAGTATCAGGTCttataattttgtttatttatttatttatttattgagtttATCGGGGCAGTATAGACGTAAAAggtcatttaataaatataccCACATGGGATTACAAAGGACACATACTCTTGTTGTATTCTAGACCTCTGTAATGCGGTTGCCACTTCCTGTGAAAGCATGACAAGTAAGTATAGTGGTTTTTAATTAGTAGTTTGAGTCCGTTCAGAATGACTCATAGAGGTTGAATATCACTCATTCCTGGTTACTGCTGTGTATGTACAGGGACAGTGACATCCTGGGGCCTGGTCAGCAATCTAAAACATCAAGAACATCCAGCCACCTCCAAACACAAGCTTTATGGCAATGCAGGTTTACCAGTGTCAATTGCTGCTTCTTTGCaaagcaaaagcaaaaaataaaataaaaacatagatGCAGAAGGCTAAGAAGTGGTTTTGATGAAAAGGTAAACTGTGCACACTGCACACTATGCTAACAGCAACATTTTGCACTTTATAATGACAAAGAATAAATAccaacaaataacaaataagtagGAAATAAAACACAACCCTGAGTTTGGTTCTGTTGGTACAATATCTCTGGTGTTGGATTGCTGTTTGCAGGTCTGTGCCACGAGTCTTTACAATACCTTTAATAGCAGTCCAAAACCTACAACCTTAGGAAAACATTGCTGTTAAGTAAACTGGCACTCTGGGGAAATGCAGGACACCAGGCAATGGTGTCAATCCACTGCCACCAGCGTTTTGTATTTACACACTGTCAGTGAAGTTTTCTGGGTGCTCAGCTTTATATCCAATGACTTTATATTCTTTGCCTCATAAAGTAGAATGTCAAAGTGTTTCTAAGTGTGGATAATTTCATTAGAAGTCAGCTATCACTGGAATTaacttgttagtttttttttctccctgagTAGCTGGCCCAATTACATCACAGTGTGATACTATTGCAGAAGAAATGCATTGTGATATCCTTAAAGGTATGTATttgcataattatatatattttttataaaagtttTCTGCACTATTTTTGCACTTTTGCCATGTTTTTCCAATGGTTATAGTCTGCATTTATAATAAATTACCtgggtttgtcatgtttattaatatgctttaccataccttgaaATTCTtttcaatgcttacctatgctttaccatgctttcactggtttattacactttgctatgcttttactagagAAACGGGGCGCACCATCATGTTGTTTCAAAGTTGTAACAccacaatactgtattttaagaCTTTGTAATACTTTTTGTATGAATCTGACCCACACACCCTTCTAaaagttgttgtttgttttatattacaaCCAGATTGTAAAGGTGAAAAATGTCCTTCATGTGGCTGCAGTGCCAACAAGGGTAAGGCAGGAGAGGGTATGTAGAGGTAGTTGCTTTTATTGAGAGTTACCTCTTAATCTAAATTCTATTAAAGTAAGTGTAACTAACGAaacagttccatacattttctccattaagagcatccattcattatataggtctcatgtgcagttttgaaagaagacactgctggggtgaaataaccaaggaagtaaagcagtaacagacttcctggaaggcaccGCAAGCAAACTGAGTATTTGTtttaacccagtgtagtaccaTATGTCtggtttaaaatgaacatacatGTTTGCTAGAACACGTgtctctttaaaaactgcacattccATTCCTATGCAGCTAATGGAAGTGGATAACGGGGGAAGAGctatggaattattgtgttagctacaattacttgaaCCTTTTCATGCCTCTTTTACATTAGATTCTATTCCATAGATACAgcagatcagtggttctcaatccatTCCATTCAGAGCCTTTTTATTCCAATCAGATATTTCAGTGTTTATTTGAACCTAGGTGTCCAGTGAAGTCATTAATGATCTGGTTGGAACAGGGTCCTGGTATGCAATGGACTGAAAGAGCCACTAGTGAATACCATTACAGCAGATGTAATTCATGTTTGATTGCTCTGTGGTGAAAGTTCTTTGACACCATCAGTGCAAAGTGGCACAGCCTGCGTTAACCAAAGCTTGATAGATATGAGCTATTACTCCTTGATTGAGATTTGTCTTCCTTAATTAAGTACTTGGTGCTTTCGCAAAGTATGCAGTTTAAATTGTAGAAAAGCTGAGTCTCTGTAATTGTTCAATGTTTTTAGTTGGTGCTGTTCAAACCTAAATTCAAAGTCAAAAGAaccatattaaaaagaaaaacttgaCCTGCCCTTataacaatgttattatttaatatcaGATTCCGCAAATGATTACATtgctttgttttaatgtattctttACAGTTTCTGAAAGATCTAACAATGGTGAAGAAAAAGCATGTTGTCAGGTTGAATGTAACAGAACATACTATGAAGTTCAATGGAGTAAAAAATCTACAGAGTCTAAGATAGGTATTGATCACACTTCTTAATTCACACAGTGGGGGCAGAAATATTTCTTTAAGGTGGAAAAGCACCTGTTAATTTAACTAAACTAGAGCCAGTTTTCCACTTTATCATGTTTCAAGTTTTTAGTTCAGTTGCAACCTTAGGAGGAGCTTGGAAGATGTTACCTCAGGGTTCAGGGGTTTATTTTGGGGATACCACGGTTGAGAAATGTTGGGGGTACCACGGTATTTAATAATACCACGGTTGAGGAATTCCACCTTTAAAAAGTCTTGATGCCACCTTTTTCTTTTGAACAGTCTTAAGCCACTGCCATATTGTTGTAACATCAAATGTTTTGCGCttctttttttcagattgttgttgttttgttaaagaaGTACCCGTAACAAATAATACTTTTACAAGCACTGCAGAAACAGCCCCAAAAGTAACTGATGCAGATAAGTCAGGAAGCAACTGTACTTGTGCATTGcttgaagggaaaaaaaaattggtttcaCTTGAACAAATggcaaaaaacaaatgtaaaactaCTGACGTGAGGGATTGTAAAGCCTACTCCTCTGTATTACAGTGAGTACCATTTGCATTTAACCcattaaaaatgatttgtttttgcttgagttaactttaaaataacatttataaaatttttttaaaaaaaacataacaatttgTAAGTTCTTACGTGTCACAATCTAAAAGTAATTTGTGGGACAATAGCAGCTTCTACTGTAGTTTTTGTAACTAAAGATGTTTCACATTaaatccaatgtttttttttctcttagaaGTGTTAAAAACATAATTGAGGATACAGAAGGGTTTAATGGTCCAACAAAGGAGATTACTTCTAAAGGCATGAAGGGACTTGTGATGAAATACAACGAACATAACTTTACAGACATCCACCTTGCATTACCATCTTTAGGAGTAAGTACCTAATAACTATCCAAAGTGCCTGCCTGTCTAACTATCTAAGACTGTAATAGAAGGTTAAAATCTCCGATAAATTTTCGTGTGAATCAATGCTAATGTTACGATCAAATGCATTGTTGATGATGGAGGCTTGTAAGTACAGTAGTTTTAATTGCTTCTTATATGTTTTAGAATCTAGCCTTGTGTGGTTTTCTGTTTCAGGCCACAAAGAAAGATACAGATACTATAATGGTCAAAATTTCCAATGAAGCTTTACAGAAGGCTATTGGAAGAAATGGATCCGGGCAAGCTGGCGCTGTTATGTTTAACGAAAGCATATTTCCGGTAAGGAAAAGAAAACTACTGGGACGCGtctttgttttcaaatgaaatcaACTACTTATTAAAAATGCTGTATCAGTCTTGAAAGGCTTGTTCTTTAATCTTGTTCTAGGAGTTGTTCCATTATAGATAAtgggccagattctcaaagcttttcaGTTTTTACTCCAAATCTTTCTAGCACAATTGTTTTCTGAATTAAACGGTCTCCAAAAGGAACGGAGAAGGTGATGGCTCACTTTGACTTGTGTACCAAGTGTGTCAAACAACAATTCAGATCCAGGGAGAATACTGTACGGAGTCAATGAAATAACAGCAATGCATCTCTTATCAAATTAACTGAGTCTGACATCTTGTCTTTCAGGACATGCAGAACAGTTCACTCCTCTCAGATGAGGTGATTGCAATCGAACTGGGGAGTCCAATCTCTGATCTCACTGACAACATAACAATAACCTTTTATCATGCAGACACTTTGCAGGTaaggtctctctctctgtctctctctctctctctctctctctctctctctcgtagaACATATTAacctacattatttaaataattattttaatgaatCACTTAatgtttgatattcataaaaAGTGTTCACGTATGTTCCAGTGGGTTTCATTTTTCATGATCAGACGTTTaatccgcccccccccccaaaaaaaaatctttaaacaaTAAAGTGACAGATTTGTGAATAAAATTGAGTTGTATAAGTGGTTAAGACTGAAGTAAGAAAACAGGaatgtgatatactgtactgtaaatattgaAGAAGCCCCTTTAGTCAGTGAATGTAATGGGATATCATCATTCTTCTTTCAGGACCGAAAATGCGTATTCTGGGACGTGATCTTGAATGGTAAATCCAAGCTTTCAATATTTAGATTTATGACATAACAGTAATATGAAAAGAATTAGGATGCTCTCTTCAAACGGCTAACCGATACATATGTAGGGGTGGTAGGAGGTTTGTATGGACATATCTGCTGTTAGTgagtttaagaacctttttgcaTCTCAACACCaaac
Proteins encoded in this region:
- the LOC117424815 gene encoding adhesion G protein-coupled receptor G3-like, producing MVWPTWNSCVISAGLWACVLLLMSLCAFSDSPDLCNAVATSCESMTTGPITSQCDTIAEEMHCDILKDCKGEKCPSCGCSANKVSERSNNGEEKACCQVECNRTYYEVQWSKKSTESKIDCCCFVKEVPVTNNTFTSTAETAPKVTDADKSGSNCTCALLEGKKKLVSLEQMAKNKCKTTDVRDCKAYSSVLQSVKNIIEDTEGFNGPTKEITSKGMKGLVMKYNEHNFTDIHLALPSLGATKKDTDTIMVKISNEALQKAIGRNGSGQAGAVMFNESIFPDMQNSSLLSDEVIAIELGSPISDLTDNITITFYHADTLQDRKCVFWDVILNGSNAIWNESGCQTVSGTNQTVCSCNHLTFFAVLTNPNNVTLSDSTLKALTYISYIGCGVSLFFLGVTLFMYIMLRKKKSDHSTTIHQSLSSALFLLNLTFLLNEWLASYNNNELCQFIAALMHYSLLCTFTWFGIEAFHLYLLMIKVFNTYIKHYRKKLSLAGWGIPAVAVIVCLSLKKYGNYKIYTEKGSVSICWLTDPAVLYVTIAYYALLFLCSMVIFSVVAVKIVQLGKSGSGHLEKGSTRRNVCTLLGLCCLLGLTWGIMFFNFGPLEEPALYAFSILNSLHGFFVFLRYYALSKTRSSESMTSSTID